Proteins found in one Bacillus subtilis subsp. subtilis str. 168 genomic segment:
- the ytiB gene encoding carbonic anhydrase (Evidence 2a: Function from experimental evidences in other organisms; PubMedId: 12193617, 21266987; Product type e: enzyme), whose protein sequence is MSLLNDILEFNKTFTEQREYEKYQTSKFPDKKMAILSCMDTRLVELLPHAMNLRNGDVKIIKSAGALVTHPFGSIMRSILVAVYELNADEVCVIGHHDCGMSKISSKSMLEKIKARGIPEERIETIKYSGVDFDQWFKSFDSVEASVKDSVDVIKHHPLFPENVPVHGLVIDPKTGKLDLIVNGYNN, encoded by the coding sequence ATGAGTCTTCTAAATGATATTCTCGAATTTAACAAGACATTTACTGAACAAAGAGAGTATGAAAAGTATCAAACATCAAAATTTCCAGATAAAAAAATGGCGATTCTTTCTTGCATGGATACTCGTCTGGTTGAACTGCTGCCGCATGCGATGAATTTGCGAAACGGTGATGTGAAAATCATTAAAAGTGCCGGTGCGCTTGTGACACACCCATTCGGAAGCATCATGAGAAGTATACTCGTCGCAGTGTACGAGCTGAATGCAGATGAGGTGTGTGTGATCGGGCATCACGATTGCGGCATGAGCAAAATCAGCAGCAAAAGCATGCTTGAAAAAATCAAAGCAAGAGGGATTCCGGAAGAACGCATCGAAACAATAAAGTACTCCGGTGTAGACTTTGATCAATGGTTTAAAAGCTTTGATTCAGTGGAAGCGAGTGTGAAAGACAGCGTAGATGTTATTAAACATCACCCGCTGTTCCCTGAAAACGTTCCGGTCCATGGCTTAGTCATTGATCCTAAAACCGGAAAACTGGATCTTATCGTAAACGGTTATAACAATTAA
- the rpmEB gene encoding ribosomal protein L31 (Evidence 1a: Function from experimental evidences in the studied strain; PubMedId: 15049826, 16014871, 16547061, 19648245, 20208344; Product type f: factor), whose product MKEGIHPKNHKVIFQDVNSGYRFLSTSTKTSNETAEWEDGNTYPVIKVEVSSDTHPFYTGRQKFNEKGGRVEQFKKRYNMGK is encoded by the coding sequence ATGAAAGAAGGAATTCATCCAAAGAACCACAAAGTGATATTTCAGGATGTCAACAGCGGCTACCGTTTTCTAAGCACCTCTACGAAAACATCTAATGAAACAGCAGAGTGGGAGGACGGAAACACATATCCTGTCATTAAAGTAGAGGTAAGCTCTGACACGCATCCGTTTTATACAGGCCGCCAGAAATTCAATGAAAAAGGCGGACGAGTTGAGCAGTTCAAAAAACGCTATAACATGGGGAAATAA
- the ythA gene encoding putative cytochrome bd menaquinol oxidase subunit I (Evidence 3: Putative function from multiple computational evidences; PubMedId: 9852001, 10551842, 15849754, 16850406, 17114254; Product type e: enzyme), giving the protein MDDLVLARSLFGTTMGFHIIFATLGVGLPLMILVAELIYQKTKDDHYAIMAKRWTKAQAVLLGVAIPTGTIAGTQLALLWPGFMEVIGRVMSLPFQIEIYAFFVEALFMSIYVYAADRLSPAMRIVAVFFVLVGAAASAVLITNVHAFEGTPAGFKILNGKITDVDPWAAFFNPSFFITAGHVVLSAFMTGAFIVASVAAYKMIRTRKKERVYRFHRKALLLALTIGGIFSLLTALNGHESAQMLYEYQPEKLAGAEGLFETRSHAPLAIGGFTDPNEEKVKWAIEIPWALSFLAANRFDTVVKGLNAFPRDEWPPLFIHTLFNAMVGVGMLLILYSIIGVVWRKVLKKDRFPTWLLIIFMTAGPFSLIGIEFGWIFACTGRQPWVIYHLLKTSDVVTTTGSIGVLFLFFTFVYAVLGAAVVYVLLYYFRKHPVDEDLNTAES; this is encoded by the coding sequence GTGGATGATTTAGTTTTGGCCAGAAGCCTTTTTGGCACGACGATGGGCTTTCATATCATTTTCGCAACACTTGGAGTCGGTCTGCCGCTCATGATTTTAGTGGCGGAATTGATCTATCAAAAAACGAAAGATGACCATTATGCGATCATGGCGAAAAGATGGACGAAAGCACAAGCCGTTTTGCTGGGGGTCGCCATACCGACCGGAACGATCGCGGGCACTCAGCTCGCGCTTTTATGGCCGGGATTTATGGAAGTCATCGGCCGGGTGATGTCCCTGCCATTTCAAATTGAAATCTATGCTTTTTTTGTTGAAGCCCTATTCATGTCGATTTATGTATACGCTGCAGACCGTTTGTCACCTGCAATGAGGATTGTTGCTGTTTTCTTTGTGTTAGTCGGGGCAGCAGCATCCGCTGTTCTGATCACGAATGTTCACGCTTTTGAAGGTACGCCCGCCGGTTTTAAAATTTTAAACGGAAAAATTACAGATGTTGACCCGTGGGCTGCGTTTTTTAATCCTAGCTTTTTTATCACTGCCGGCCATGTCGTGCTGTCCGCGTTTATGACTGGTGCGTTTATCGTGGCTTCTGTTGCGGCGTATAAAATGATCCGAACGAGGAAAAAGGAAAGGGTCTATCGCTTTCACCGGAAAGCCCTTTTGCTCGCACTGACGATCGGCGGTATTTTTTCATTGCTGACCGCTTTGAACGGACACGAATCTGCACAGATGCTGTACGAATACCAGCCCGAAAAATTAGCCGGTGCGGAAGGCCTATTTGAAACAAGATCCCACGCCCCGCTCGCTATCGGCGGTTTTACCGACCCGAATGAAGAAAAAGTAAAATGGGCAATCGAGATTCCATGGGCTTTAAGCTTTTTGGCAGCGAACCGTTTTGACACTGTTGTAAAAGGATTAAATGCATTTCCGAGAGATGAATGGCCGCCGCTTTTCATTCACACGCTGTTTAATGCGATGGTTGGTGTAGGCATGCTGCTAATTCTTTATTCCATTATCGGTGTGGTCTGGAGAAAGGTGCTCAAGAAAGACCGTTTCCCAACGTGGCTTTTGATCATTTTCATGACAGCAGGCCCTTTTAGTCTCATCGGCATTGAATTCGGCTGGATTTTCGCATGTACGGGGAGGCAGCCTTGGGTCATCTATCATCTGCTGAAAACGTCAGATGTCGTAACAACGACTGGCTCGATCGGGGTGCTGTTCTTATTTTTCACATTTGTTTATGCCGTGTTAGGCGCAGCTGTCGTCTACGTGCTGCTGTATTATTTCCGCAAGCACCCGGTTGACGAAGATTTAAATACAGCGGAGTCGTAA
- the ythB gene encoding putative cytochrome bd menaquinol oxidase subunit II (Evidence 3: Putative function from multiple computational evidences; PubMedId: 11073895, 15576792, 15849754, 16850406, 10551842; Product type e: enzyme): MEISTDALIAISIIWGFVFIYAVMATMDFGAGFWSMIYLNKEHMKATDIANRFLSPTWEVTNVFIVAIVVALFSFFPGATFVLGTVLLIPGSMILLLLAIRSGFLVFSNTAKERKTLRYISGISGFIIPAILILVLPVTHGGFIEKTDGIYNLNMSKIFSSPNAYSFIGFAILSTLFLSSLLLADFSNVAEEQDAYRAYRKSALITGPISLLFAVCIMVTMRNEANWLYSGMMNDFSWIIASFITFVIAGIALFLPNKSFGQNIGKPRLALVAIGIQYFLASYAYGRAHLPYMIYPDVTVMSGFTEPATFRALFATYIVAFIILFPGFFFFWKMFMRDKRYIRQEE, from the coding sequence ATGGAGATTTCAACTGACGCTCTGATCGCCATCTCAATTATCTGGGGCTTTGTGTTTATTTACGCCGTCATGGCGACAATGGATTTTGGAGCGGGATTTTGGTCTATGATCTATTTAAACAAGGAGCATATGAAGGCCACCGATATTGCGAATCGCTTTTTGTCCCCGACTTGGGAGGTCACAAACGTCTTTATTGTGGCCATCGTCGTGGCGCTTTTCAGTTTTTTCCCCGGCGCGACATTTGTGCTCGGCACCGTTTTATTAATTCCCGGAAGCATGATTTTGCTGCTTTTAGCAATTCGAAGCGGATTTCTCGTGTTTTCAAATACAGCAAAGGAGCGGAAAACGCTAAGATATATTTCCGGCATCTCCGGCTTTATCATTCCTGCTATTTTAATTTTGGTGCTTCCTGTGACACACGGAGGGTTTATAGAAAAAACGGATGGAATCTATAACTTAAATATGTCTAAAATCTTTTCAAGCCCCAACGCCTATTCATTTATCGGGTTTGCGATTTTAAGCACCTTATTTTTGTCCTCGCTGTTGCTTGCAGATTTTTCAAATGTGGCAGAGGAACAGGATGCGTACCGAGCCTACAGAAAAAGCGCCCTGATTACCGGCCCGATTTCACTGTTGTTTGCTGTATGCATTATGGTAACTATGCGGAATGAAGCAAACTGGCTGTACAGCGGAATGATGAATGATTTTTCTTGGATTATTGCATCGTTCATTACATTTGTCATTGCTGGAATCGCTCTTTTTCTGCCTAACAAAAGCTTTGGTCAAAACATCGGAAAACCGCGTCTCGCACTTGTTGCGATTGGGATACAGTATTTTCTCGCAAGCTACGCGTACGGGCGGGCGCATCTTCCGTATATGATTTATCCCGATGTGACAGTCATGTCAGGCTTCACAGAGCCAGCAACGTTCAGAGCGCTGTTTGCAACGTATATCGTTGCATTTATCATTCTATTTCCGGGCTTCTTTTTCTTCTGGAAAATGTTTATGCGAGATAAACGCTATATCCGCCAGGAGGAATAG
- the ytzL gene encoding hypothetical protein (Evidence 4: Unknown function but conserved in other organisms; PubMedId: 17322312): MEQKILCEVNNCSYWGKGNKCTADAIYVVSHTGETAENSRETDCKTFKPHDL; this comes from the coding sequence ATGGAGCAGAAAATTCTATGTGAGGTCAACAACTGTTCTTATTGGGGCAAAGGTAACAAATGCACCGCTGATGCCATTTATGTTGTCAGCCATACTGGTGAAACGGCTGAAAACAGCCGGGAAACAGACTGCAAAACGTTTAAGCCGCATGATTTATAA
- the mntD gene encoding manganese ABC transporter (permease) (Evidence 1a: Function from experimental evidences in the studied strain; PubMedId: 49350, 15849754, 15948947, 16566604, 16704341, 16850406; Product type t : transporter) — MSFEAWIIATGVLVGVSCGLIGTFLVLRSMAMLADAISHTVLLGIVGAFLVTGSLDGIYMFIGAAATGLLTAFLVQLLHSKGVQSDAAIGVVFTSLFAIGVILLSVYGANVHLDIEHSLMGEIAFVPWNTVTVFGVDIGPKAFWMLASVLVLNVVLISVCYKEFKIASFDPQMALALGIPVLLIHYVQMGMLSLTTVASFDSVGAVLVVAMLIVPPAAAHLLTDRLLYMLILSALIGGLSAVMGYFFATWLNVSISGAMAAMTGVCYASAFLFSPANGVITKKLRTLNMQKERAG, encoded by the coding sequence ATGAGTTTTGAAGCATGGATTATAGCTACCGGTGTATTAGTCGGTGTAAGCTGCGGATTGATCGGCACATTTCTTGTGCTGAGAAGCATGGCGATGCTGGCCGACGCAATCAGTCACACAGTGTTGCTTGGCATTGTCGGCGCTTTTCTAGTGACGGGAAGTCTCGATGGGATTTATATGTTTATTGGCGCAGCCGCAACCGGTCTGTTAACGGCTTTCTTGGTTCAGCTTCTTCATAGCAAGGGGGTTCAATCAGATGCTGCCATAGGAGTTGTGTTTACATCCTTATTTGCAATCGGGGTTATTTTGCTTTCTGTGTATGGAGCGAATGTCCATCTCGATATTGAGCACTCGTTAATGGGAGAAATCGCTTTTGTGCCGTGGAATACGGTGACGGTATTCGGGGTTGATATTGGGCCGAAAGCGTTTTGGATGCTGGCATCTGTTCTGGTTTTAAACGTAGTGTTGATCAGTGTGTGCTATAAGGAGTTTAAAATCGCTTCGTTTGATCCTCAAATGGCTTTAGCCTTGGGAATACCGGTTTTGCTCATTCATTACGTGCAAATGGGCATGCTGTCCTTGACGACTGTTGCTTCCTTTGATTCGGTGGGTGCCGTATTGGTTGTGGCCATGCTGATTGTTCCGCCGGCTGCGGCACATTTGCTGACAGACCGGCTTCTTTATATGCTGATTCTCAGCGCGTTGATTGGCGGGCTGTCGGCGGTCATGGGCTATTTCTTCGCAACGTGGCTTAATGTTTCGATTTCAGGAGCGATGGCGGCCATGACAGGTGTATGTTATGCAAGCGCCTTTTTGTTTTCACCTGCAAACGGGGTCATAACTAAAAAGCTGAGAACACTCAACATGCAAAAAGAAAGAGCTGGCTGA
- the mntC gene encoding manganese ABC transporter (permease) (Evidence 1a: Function from experimental evidences in the studied strain; PubMedId: 49350, 15849754, 15948947, 16566604, 16704341, 16850406; Product type t : transporter) has protein sequence MFESLWLQLQHPNTQWVLAGTLLLGTASGVLGSFVLLRKQSLIGDAMAHSALPGVCLAFLFTGQKSLPFFLLGAALAGLLGTFCIQLIPRLSKTKEDSAIGIVLSVFFGVGIILLTYIQQQGAGSQSGLDSFLFGQAASLVRQDIILIAGISAVLLLLCIVFFKEFTLITFDLAFAKGLGIPVRFLNGLLACLIVCAVVIGLQTVGVILMAAMLITPAITARYWTERLTGMIIIAGITGGVSGVAGTLLSTTMKGMATGPLMILSATLLFLFSMICAPKRGLAAKAIRLMRLRRRTSREQVLLAIYEQYEKNNLCVTVESVRKKRRLSPSLCLKALNDLEQERCIERIENGIWQITSKGIEKGYHTALKQRMYEVYLMHEMELANIESDQDYFDPDRLPRETRERLYSLLKLYGRMPERRKASHDAEKGQIANEF, from the coding sequence ATGTTTGAAAGTTTGTGGCTGCAGCTTCAGCATCCGAATACACAGTGGGTGCTGGCCGGTACGCTTTTGCTCGGGACGGCAAGCGGTGTTTTGGGCAGCTTTGTGCTGCTGAGAAAGCAAAGTTTAATCGGCGATGCGATGGCCCATTCAGCTCTGCCGGGAGTGTGTCTCGCTTTTCTGTTCACCGGGCAAAAATCACTGCCTTTCTTTTTGCTGGGGGCAGCGCTCGCCGGACTGCTCGGAACGTTTTGTATTCAGCTGATTCCTCGGCTTTCAAAAACAAAGGAGGACTCGGCGATCGGGATTGTTCTTTCTGTGTTTTTTGGCGTCGGGATCATTCTGCTGACATATATTCAGCAACAGGGGGCGGGAAGCCAAAGCGGGCTTGATTCTTTTTTATTCGGCCAGGCTGCTTCATTGGTCAGGCAGGATATCATCCTTATTGCAGGGATATCCGCTGTTCTACTGCTCCTATGTATTGTTTTCTTTAAGGAATTTACATTGATTACTTTTGATCTCGCGTTTGCAAAGGGATTAGGAATCCCGGTGCGTTTTTTAAACGGGCTTTTGGCTTGTCTGATTGTCTGTGCTGTCGTCATTGGGCTTCAGACTGTTGGTGTGATATTAATGGCGGCTATGCTGATTACACCTGCCATAACCGCGAGATATTGGACCGAACGATTAACCGGGATGATCATCATTGCCGGGATTACAGGCGGGGTCAGCGGAGTGGCCGGAACCCTGCTTAGCACCACGATGAAGGGAATGGCGACAGGGCCATTAATGATCTTATCTGCAACGCTGCTCTTTCTTTTTTCAATGATTTGCGCGCCTAAGCGGGGATTGGCTGCTAAAGCCATAAGGCTGATGAGGCTGCGGCGCAGAACAAGCAGGGAGCAAGTGCTTTTGGCGATTTATGAACAGTATGAAAAGAATAATCTTTGTGTAACTGTTGAAAGTGTAAGAAAGAAAAGACGCCTATCCCCTTCATTATGCCTTAAGGCATTAAATGACTTGGAACAAGAGAGGTGCATTGAGCGTATCGAAAATGGGATTTGGCAAATCACAAGCAAAGGGATAGAAAAAGGCTATCACACAGCTTTGAAGCAGCGGATGTATGAAGTGTATCTCATGCATGAAATGGAACTTGCCAATATAGAATCCGATCAGGACTACTTTGACCCGGACCGTTTACCGAGAGAAACGAGAGAGCGGCTTTATTCACTCTTAAAGCTGTATGGACGGATGCCTGAGCGTCGAAAAGCGTCTCATGATGCCGAGAAGGGACAGATCGCAAATGAGTTTTGA
- the mntB gene encoding manganese ABC transporter (ATP-binding protein) (Evidence 1a: Function from experimental evidences in the studied strain; PubMedId: 10760146, 15948947, 16566604, 16704341; Product type t: transporter): MFPVELDNVTVAYHKKPVLQDISLQVPEGKLIGIIGPNGAGKSTLIKTILGLVPRASGDISIYGKDYKDQRTRIGYVPQRGSVDWDFPTSPLDVVLMGRYGRIGLLKRPKKADVEMAKAALTKVGMHDYAKRQISQLSGGQQQRVFLARALCQNADIYFMDEPFAGVDAATERAIMTLLAELKEKGKTVLVVHHDLQTAEDYFDWILLLHLRKIAFGPTENVFTIENLQKTYGGRLTFLKDKVLAEGHKE; encoded by the coding sequence ATGTTCCCTGTTGAGCTTGATAATGTGACGGTTGCTTATCATAAAAAGCCTGTACTGCAGGACATTTCGCTGCAGGTGCCTGAAGGAAAACTTATTGGCATTATCGGCCCAAACGGCGCGGGAAAATCAACCTTGATCAAAACGATTCTCGGTCTTGTGCCCAGAGCTTCCGGAGACATCTCTATTTACGGCAAAGACTATAAGGATCAGCGGACCAGAATCGGATATGTTCCGCAGCGCGGCTCGGTTGACTGGGATTTCCCCACAAGCCCGCTCGATGTCGTCCTAATGGGAAGATACGGGAGAATCGGTTTATTAAAGAGGCCAAAGAAAGCGGATGTGGAGATGGCGAAGGCCGCATTAACAAAAGTCGGGATGCATGATTATGCGAAAAGGCAAATCAGCCAGCTGTCAGGCGGACAGCAGCAGCGGGTGTTTCTTGCCCGGGCACTCTGCCAGAACGCTGACATTTATTTTATGGATGAACCGTTTGCAGGTGTTGATGCAGCGACGGAGCGCGCGATTATGACGCTGTTGGCAGAACTCAAAGAAAAAGGAAAAACCGTGCTTGTCGTCCATCATGATCTGCAGACCGCCGAGGATTATTTCGATTGGATCTTACTGCTTCATTTAAGGAAAATCGCTTTCGGACCGACGGAAAACGTTTTTACGATCGAAAACCTGCAAAAAACATATGGAGGAAGGCTTACGTTTTTAAAAGATAAAGTGCTGGCAGAAGGACATAAGGAGTGA
- the mntA gene encoding manganese ABC transporter (manganese binding lipoprotein) (Evidence 1a: Function from experimental evidences in the studied strain; PubMedId: 10760146, 15948947, 16566604, 16704341; Product type lp: lipoprotein) codes for MRQGLMAAVLFATFALTGCGTDSAGKSADQQLQVTATTSQIADAAENIGGKHVKVTSLMGPGVDPHLYKASQGDTKKLMSADVVLYSGLHLEGKMEDVLQKIGEQKQSAAVAEAIPKNKLIPAGEGKTFDPHVWFSIPLWIYAVDEIEAQFSKAMPQHADAFRKNAKEYKEDLQYLDKWSRKEIAHIPEKSRVLVTAHDAFAYFGNEYGFKVKGLQGLSTDSDYGLRDVQELVDLLTEKQIKAVFVESSVSEKSINAVVEGAKEKGHTVTIGGQLYSDAMGEKGTKEGTYEGMFRHNINTITKALK; via the coding sequence ATGAGACAAGGGCTGATGGCAGCAGTACTTTTTGCGACCTTTGCTTTAACGGGATGCGGAACGGATTCAGCCGGAAAAAGCGCTGATCAGCAATTACAAGTGACAGCGACAACATCTCAAATTGCCGATGCAGCAGAAAACATCGGAGGTAAGCACGTAAAAGTCACCTCTTTAATGGGACCGGGGGTTGATCCGCACCTTTACAAAGCTTCCCAAGGTGACACGAAAAAATTAATGTCTGCCGATGTTGTTCTGTACAGCGGGTTGCATTTGGAAGGGAAAATGGAGGATGTCCTCCAAAAAATCGGCGAACAAAAACAATCGGCGGCAGTAGCTGAGGCCATTCCGAAAAATAAGCTTATTCCCGCGGGGGAAGGCAAGACGTTTGATCCCCACGTCTGGTTCAGCATTCCGTTATGGATCTATGCGGTGGATGAAATTGAAGCGCAATTCAGCAAAGCAATGCCTCAGCACGCAGATGCCTTTCGGAAAAATGCCAAAGAGTACAAAGAAGATTTGCAATATTTAGATAAGTGGTCGCGTAAGGAGATCGCACATATTCCGGAGAAAAGCCGTGTGCTTGTGACTGCTCATGATGCGTTTGCGTACTTTGGGAATGAGTATGGATTTAAGGTAAAAGGCCTGCAGGGACTCAGCACAGATTCGGACTATGGATTAAGGGATGTTCAGGAGCTGGTTGATCTTCTGACAGAAAAACAAATAAAAGCTGTGTTCGTAGAAAGCAGTGTATCTGAAAAATCAATCAATGCAGTGGTGGAAGGCGCTAAAGAAAAAGGCCATACAGTCACAATCGGCGGTCAGCTTTATTCGGATGCCATGGGTGAAAAGGGCACAAAAGAAGGCACATACGAAGGAATGTTCCGCCACAATATCAACACGATTACTAAAGCGCTTAAATAA
- the menC gene encoding O-succinylbenzoate-CoA synthase (Evidence 1a: Function from experimental evidences in the studied strain; PubMedId: 6780514, 8566759, 9139683, 12682299; Product type e: enzyme) — protein sequence MIEIEKITLYHLSMNLKKPFKNSIETLQERKFLIVEAIDTSGVTGWGEVSAFSSPWYTEETIGTCLHMLKDFFIPNVVGREFNHPSEVPDSLARYKGNRMAKAGLESAVWDIYAKKKGVSLAEALGGTRDKVPAGVVVGLAPLDDMLKEIESYQKEGYQRIKIKIQPGQDVELVKAIRSRFPTIPLMADANSSYELKDISRLKELDDYHLMMIEQPLQADDIVDHRHLQKHLKTAICLDESICSVDDARRAIELGSCKIINIKPSRVGGLTEALKIHDLCKEHHMQVWCGGMLETGISRAQNVALASLPQFTIPGDISSSSRYWDEDIVTPDIRIDNGFISVSKQPGLGVEVNQDIMRKYVTKMDVFTQHG from the coding sequence ATGATCGAAATAGAAAAAATCACGCTTTACCATTTGAGCATGAACTTAAAGAAACCGTTTAAAAACAGTATCGAAACGCTTCAAGAGCGTAAATTTCTGATCGTGGAAGCCATTGATACATCAGGTGTCACAGGCTGGGGAGAAGTTTCCGCTTTCTCTTCGCCTTGGTACACCGAGGAAACCATTGGAACATGTTTGCATATGCTAAAAGATTTTTTTATCCCAAATGTCGTCGGCCGTGAATTCAATCACCCTTCAGAAGTGCCGGACAGCCTGGCGCGGTATAAAGGAAACCGGATGGCAAAAGCGGGACTTGAATCGGCTGTATGGGATATTTATGCCAAAAAGAAGGGCGTATCCCTTGCTGAGGCATTGGGCGGAACAAGAGATAAAGTCCCTGCCGGGGTGGTAGTCGGCCTGGCGCCTCTTGACGATATGCTGAAGGAAATTGAGAGCTATCAAAAAGAAGGTTATCAAAGAATAAAAATTAAAATTCAGCCTGGGCAGGATGTGGAATTGGTCAAGGCCATCCGCAGCCGATTCCCAACCATCCCGCTTATGGCCGATGCCAATTCCTCTTACGAACTGAAGGATATCAGCCGTTTAAAGGAGCTTGATGACTATCATTTAATGATGATTGAGCAGCCGCTCCAAGCTGACGATATCGTTGACCACCGCCACTTGCAGAAACATTTGAAAACGGCCATTTGCCTTGATGAGAGCATTTGTTCAGTTGATGATGCGAGACGGGCGATTGAGCTAGGAAGCTGCAAAATTATTAATATAAAACCTTCTCGTGTCGGCGGCTTAACAGAAGCCTTAAAAATTCATGATTTATGCAAAGAGCATCATATGCAGGTTTGGTGCGGAGGAATGCTGGAAACAGGCATATCAAGAGCGCAGAACGTGGCGCTTGCTTCACTGCCTCAATTCACAATACCTGGCGATATATCTTCATCCTCACGCTATTGGGATGAAGATATTGTAACTCCTGATATTCGTATTGATAATGGATTTATTTCTGTGTCAAAACAGCCTGGTTTAGGGGTTGAGGTAAACCAAGATATTATGCGAAAATATGTGACCAAAATGGATGTTTTCACACAGCATGGTTAA